The Sciurus carolinensis chromosome 18, mSciCar1.2, whole genome shotgun sequence genome contains a region encoding:
- the Ntan1 gene encoding protein N-terminal asparagine amidohydrolase isoform X5 yields MNSIKSFSDHAQSGRLEVHLVGGFSDDRQLSQKLTHQLLSEFDKQEDDIHLVTLCVTELNDREENENHFPIIYGIAVNIKTAEIYRATFQDRGPEEELRAARALAGGPMISIYDAKTEQLQIGPYSWMPFPHVDFWLQQDDKQILENLSTSPLAEPPHFVQHIRSTLMFLKKYPSPTNTLFPGNKALLYKKNKDGLWEKISPPGS; encoded by the exons ATGAACTCCATAAAATCCTTCTCTGACCACGCTCAGAGTGGAAG GCTGGAAGTGCACCTCGTGGGAGGCTTCAGTGATGACAGGCAGTTGTCACAAAAACTTACTCACCAACTTCTTA GTGAATTTGACAAACAAGAAGATGACATTCACTTAGTGACGTTATGTGTGACAG aattaaatgaccgggaagaaaatgaaaaccacttCCCAATAATTTATGGCATTG CTGTCAATATTAAAACAGCAGAGATATACAGAGCCACCTTTCAAGATCGAGGCCCCGAGGAGGAGCTGCGTGCTGCCCGAGCTTTAGCTGGAGGCCCG ATGATTAGCATTTATGATGCAAAGACCGAGCAACTTCAGATAGGCCCGTATTCCTGGATGCCATTTCCACATGTGGATTTCTGGTTGCAGCAAGATGATAAGCAAATACTAGAG AACCTTTCCACTTCCCCTTTGGCTGAGCCCCCCCACTTTGTTCAACATATCAGATCTACcttgatgtttttaaagaaatacccCTCTCCAACAAATACGCTGTTTCCTGGAAATAAAGCTCTCCtttacaagaaaaacaaagatggcTTATGGGAAAAGATCTCTCCTCCTGGAAGCTAA
- the Ntan1 gene encoding protein N-terminal asparagine amidohydrolase isoform X1 produces MPLLIDGRRVRLPQSAGDLVRAHPPLEESLHPVHARAGTWGRECEQWEPAVPLAAEPARGASTSPLAWEARAEPLERARLLRGQSVQQVGPQGLLYVQQRELAVTSPKDGSISILGSDDATTCHIVVLRHTGNGATCLTHCDGTDTKAEVPLIMNSIKSFSDHAQSGRLEVHLVGGFSDDRQLSQKLTHQLLSEFDKQEDDIHLVTLCVTELNDREENENHFPIIYGIAVNIKTAEIYRATFQDRGPEEELRAARALAGGPMISIYDAKTEQLQIGPYSWMPFPHVDFWLQQDDKQILENLSTSPLAEPPHFVQHIRSTLMFLKKYPSPTNTLFPGNKALLYKKNKDGLWEKISPPGS; encoded by the exons ATGCCGCTGCTGATCGACGGGCGGCGCGTGCGGCTGCCGCAGTCCGCCGGGGACCTGGTCCGAGCCCACCCGCCTCTGGAG GAGTCCCTGCACCCAGTCCACGCTCGTGCAGGGACGTGGGGCAGGGAGTGCGAACAATGGGAACCTGCGGTCCCGCTGGCCGCGGAGCCCGCCAGGGGGGCGTCGACCAGCCCACTGGCTTGGGAGGCGCGTGCCGAGCCCCTG gAAAGAGCCAGACTTCTCAGAGGTCAGTCTGTTCAACAAGTGGGACCCCAGGGCCTTCTGTATGTTCAGCAAAGAGAGCTTGCAGTGACCTCCCCAAAGGATG GCTCCATCTCCATTCTGGGTTCTGATGATGCCACCACTTGTCACATTGTGGTCCTGAGGCACACAG GTAATGGGGCCACCTGCCTGACACATTGTGATGGAACTGACACCAAAGCCGAGGTCCCCTTGATCATGAACTCCATAAAATCCTTCTCTGACCACGCTCAGAGTGGAAG GCTGGAAGTGCACCTCGTGGGAGGCTTCAGTGATGACAGGCAGTTGTCACAAAAACTTACTCACCAACTTCTTA GTGAATTTGACAAACAAGAAGATGACATTCACTTAGTGACGTTATGTGTGACAG aattaaatgaccgggaagaaaatgaaaaccacttCCCAATAATTTATGGCATTG CTGTCAATATTAAAACAGCAGAGATATACAGAGCCACCTTTCAAGATCGAGGCCCCGAGGAGGAGCTGCGTGCTGCCCGAGCTTTAGCTGGAGGCCCG ATGATTAGCATTTATGATGCAAAGACCGAGCAACTTCAGATAGGCCCGTATTCCTGGATGCCATTTCCACATGTGGATTTCTGGTTGCAGCAAGATGATAAGCAAATACTAGAG AACCTTTCCACTTCCCCTTTGGCTGAGCCCCCCCACTTTGTTCAACATATCAGATCTACcttgatgtttttaaagaaatacccCTCTCCAACAAATACGCTGTTTCCTGGAAATAAAGCTCTCCtttacaagaaaaacaaagatggcTTATGGGAAAAGATCTCTCCTCCTGGAAGCTAA
- the Ntan1 gene encoding protein N-terminal asparagine amidohydrolase isoform X4 — protein sequence MGTCGPAGRGARQGGVDQPTGLGGACRAPGSISILGSDDATTCHIVVLRHTGNGATCLTHCDGTDTKAEVPLIMNSIKSFSDHAQSGRLEVHLVGGFSDDRQLSQKLTHQLLSEFDKQEDDIHLVTLCVTELNDREENENHFPIIYGIAVNIKTAEIYRATFQDRGPEEELRAARALAGGPMISIYDAKTEQLQIGPYSWMPFPHVDFWLQQDDKQILENLSTSPLAEPPHFVQHIRSTLMFLKKYPSPTNTLFPGNKALLYKKNKDGLWEKISPPGS from the exons ATGGGAACCTGCGGTCCCGCTGGCCGCGGAGCCCGCCAGGGGGGCGTCGACCAGCCCACTGGCTTGGGAGGCGCGTGCCGAGCCCCTG GCTCCATCTCCATTCTGGGTTCTGATGATGCCACCACTTGTCACATTGTGGTCCTGAGGCACACAG GTAATGGGGCCACCTGCCTGACACATTGTGATGGAACTGACACCAAAGCCGAGGTCCCCTTGATCATGAACTCCATAAAATCCTTCTCTGACCACGCTCAGAGTGGAAG GCTGGAAGTGCACCTCGTGGGAGGCTTCAGTGATGACAGGCAGTTGTCACAAAAACTTACTCACCAACTTCTTA GTGAATTTGACAAACAAGAAGATGACATTCACTTAGTGACGTTATGTGTGACAG aattaaatgaccgggaagaaaatgaaaaccacttCCCAATAATTTATGGCATTG CTGTCAATATTAAAACAGCAGAGATATACAGAGCCACCTTTCAAGATCGAGGCCCCGAGGAGGAGCTGCGTGCTGCCCGAGCTTTAGCTGGAGGCCCG ATGATTAGCATTTATGATGCAAAGACCGAGCAACTTCAGATAGGCCCGTATTCCTGGATGCCATTTCCACATGTGGATTTCTGGTTGCAGCAAGATGATAAGCAAATACTAGAG AACCTTTCCACTTCCCCTTTGGCTGAGCCCCCCCACTTTGTTCAACATATCAGATCTACcttgatgtttttaaagaaatacccCTCTCCAACAAATACGCTGTTTCCTGGAAATAAAGCTCTCCtttacaagaaaaacaaagatggcTTATGGGAAAAGATCTCTCCTCCTGGAAGCTAA
- the Ntan1 gene encoding protein N-terminal asparagine amidohydrolase isoform X3, whose translation MPLLIDGRRVRLPQSAGDLVRAHPPLEESLHPVHARAGTWGRECEQWEPAVPLAAEPARGASTSPLAWEARAEPLERARLLRGQSVQQVGPQGLLYVQQRELAVTSPKDGSISILGSDDATTCHIVVLRHTGNGATCLTHCDGTDTKAEVPLIMNSIKSFSDHAQSGRLEVHLVGGFSDDRQLSQKLTHQLLSEFDKQEDDIHLVTLCVTELNDREENENHFPIIYGIAVNIKTAEIYRATFQDRGPEEELRAARALAGGPMISIYDAKTEQLQIGPYSWMPFPHVDFWLQQDDKQILEHLNFSETF comes from the exons ATGCCGCTGCTGATCGACGGGCGGCGCGTGCGGCTGCCGCAGTCCGCCGGGGACCTGGTCCGAGCCCACCCGCCTCTGGAG GAGTCCCTGCACCCAGTCCACGCTCGTGCAGGGACGTGGGGCAGGGAGTGCGAACAATGGGAACCTGCGGTCCCGCTGGCCGCGGAGCCCGCCAGGGGGGCGTCGACCAGCCCACTGGCTTGGGAGGCGCGTGCCGAGCCCCTG gAAAGAGCCAGACTTCTCAGAGGTCAGTCTGTTCAACAAGTGGGACCCCAGGGCCTTCTGTATGTTCAGCAAAGAGAGCTTGCAGTGACCTCCCCAAAGGATG GCTCCATCTCCATTCTGGGTTCTGATGATGCCACCACTTGTCACATTGTGGTCCTGAGGCACACAG GTAATGGGGCCACCTGCCTGACACATTGTGATGGAACTGACACCAAAGCCGAGGTCCCCTTGATCATGAACTCCATAAAATCCTTCTCTGACCACGCTCAGAGTGGAAG GCTGGAAGTGCACCTCGTGGGAGGCTTCAGTGATGACAGGCAGTTGTCACAAAAACTTACTCACCAACTTCTTA GTGAATTTGACAAACAAGAAGATGACATTCACTTAGTGACGTTATGTGTGACAG aattaaatgaccgggaagaaaatgaaaaccacttCCCAATAATTTATGGCATTG CTGTCAATATTAAAACAGCAGAGATATACAGAGCCACCTTTCAAGATCGAGGCCCCGAGGAGGAGCTGCGTGCTGCCCGAGCTTTAGCTGGAGGCCCG ATGATTAGCATTTATGATGCAAAGACCGAGCAACTTCAGATAGGCCCGTATTCCTGGATGCCATTTCCACATGTGGATTTCTGGTTGCAGCAAGATGATAAGCAAATACTAGAG CATCTGAACTTCTCAGAGACCTTTTGA
- the Ntan1 gene encoding protein N-terminal asparagine amidohydrolase isoform X2: protein MPLLIDGRRVRLPQSAGDLVRAHPPLEERARLLRGQSVQQVGPQGLLYVQQRELAVTSPKDGSISILGSDDATTCHIVVLRHTGNGATCLTHCDGTDTKAEVPLIMNSIKSFSDHAQSGRLEVHLVGGFSDDRQLSQKLTHQLLSEFDKQEDDIHLVTLCVTELNDREENENHFPIIYGIAVNIKTAEIYRATFQDRGPEEELRAARALAGGPMISIYDAKTEQLQIGPYSWMPFPHVDFWLQQDDKQILENLSTSPLAEPPHFVQHIRSTLMFLKKYPSPTNTLFPGNKALLYKKNKDGLWEKISPPGS from the exons ATGCCGCTGCTGATCGACGGGCGGCGCGTGCGGCTGCCGCAGTCCGCCGGGGACCTGGTCCGAGCCCACCCGCCTCTGGAG gAAAGAGCCAGACTTCTCAGAGGTCAGTCTGTTCAACAAGTGGGACCCCAGGGCCTTCTGTATGTTCAGCAAAGAGAGCTTGCAGTGACCTCCCCAAAGGATG GCTCCATCTCCATTCTGGGTTCTGATGATGCCACCACTTGTCACATTGTGGTCCTGAGGCACACAG GTAATGGGGCCACCTGCCTGACACATTGTGATGGAACTGACACCAAAGCCGAGGTCCCCTTGATCATGAACTCCATAAAATCCTTCTCTGACCACGCTCAGAGTGGAAG GCTGGAAGTGCACCTCGTGGGAGGCTTCAGTGATGACAGGCAGTTGTCACAAAAACTTACTCACCAACTTCTTA GTGAATTTGACAAACAAGAAGATGACATTCACTTAGTGACGTTATGTGTGACAG aattaaatgaccgggaagaaaatgaaaaccacttCCCAATAATTTATGGCATTG CTGTCAATATTAAAACAGCAGAGATATACAGAGCCACCTTTCAAGATCGAGGCCCCGAGGAGGAGCTGCGTGCTGCCCGAGCTTTAGCTGGAGGCCCG ATGATTAGCATTTATGATGCAAAGACCGAGCAACTTCAGATAGGCCCGTATTCCTGGATGCCATTTCCACATGTGGATTTCTGGTTGCAGCAAGATGATAAGCAAATACTAGAG AACCTTTCCACTTCCCCTTTGGCTGAGCCCCCCCACTTTGTTCAACATATCAGATCTACcttgatgtttttaaagaaatacccCTCTCCAACAAATACGCTGTTTCCTGGAAATAAAGCTCTCCtttacaagaaaaacaaagatggcTTATGGGAAAAGATCTCTCCTCCTGGAAGCTAA